The following proteins are co-located in the Wenzhouxiangella marina genome:
- the hisS gene encoding histidine--tRNA ligase, with amino-acid sequence MKNIQSIRGMHDILPEQSPLWQWLEARLRDCASSYDFREIRIPVLENAEVFTRAIGQATDVVEKEMYAFEDRNGDVLSLRPEGTAGVVRAAIQHGLLHTPGLKVWYQGPMFRHERPQKGRQRQFHQFGAEVFGLDQPATDVELILMVTRIWKMLGLSDRVRLEINSLGDKEDRARYRQQLVDYLTPHRERLDEDSRRRLERNPLRIFDSKNADTQAIMAKAPRLADALGDEARAHFDEVCRMLDALGIEYRVNPGLVRGLDYYCRTVFEWITDDLGAQGTVCAGGRYDDLVEMQGGKPTPGIGFAMGIERVLALLEALGVQQHQSPQLYLVNQVDPGRMLEVAERLRNELPELGLACSLAGGSFKAQFKRADRSGARYALVLGEAEMEVGQVQVKDLRDPQAEQASVAISDLAQWIASRIDREAIG; translated from the coding sequence ATGAAGAACATCCAATCGATTCGCGGAATGCACGACATTCTGCCCGAGCAGTCGCCGCTATGGCAGTGGCTGGAAGCACGCCTCCGTGACTGCGCATCCAGCTACGATTTCCGCGAAATCCGTATCCCGGTGCTGGAGAATGCCGAAGTGTTCACGCGCGCCATCGGCCAGGCCACCGACGTGGTCGAGAAGGAAATGTACGCCTTCGAAGACCGTAACGGGGACGTCTTGAGTCTTCGTCCCGAGGGTACGGCTGGCGTCGTGCGCGCTGCCATCCAGCACGGTCTGCTCCACACGCCAGGCCTCAAGGTCTGGTACCAGGGACCGATGTTTCGCCACGAACGCCCCCAGAAAGGCCGCCAGCGTCAGTTTCACCAGTTCGGTGCCGAAGTGTTCGGACTGGATCAGCCTGCGACCGACGTTGAACTGATCCTCATGGTCACCCGGATCTGGAAGATGCTCGGCTTGAGCGATCGGGTGCGACTCGAGATCAACAGCCTCGGTGACAAGGAAGATCGCGCACGCTACCGGCAGCAACTGGTCGATTACCTGACGCCGCACCGGGAACGCCTCGACGAAGACTCGAGGCGTCGTCTCGAGCGCAATCCGCTGCGCATCTTCGACAGCAAGAATGCCGACACCCAGGCCATCATGGCCAAGGCTCCGCGCCTGGCCGATGCCCTTGGCGACGAGGCCCGAGCGCACTTCGACGAGGTCTGCCGGATGCTGGATGCGCTGGGCATCGAATATCGCGTCAACCCGGGTCTGGTGCGAGGTCTGGACTACTACTGTCGAACGGTCTTCGAATGGATCACCGATGATCTCGGCGCCCAGGGCACGGTCTGTGCCGGCGGGCGATACGATGATCTCGTGGAGATGCAGGGCGGCAAGCCGACGCCGGGCATCGGATTCGCCATGGGCATCGAACGGGTCCTCGCCCTGCTCGAAGCCTTGGGCGTACAGCAGCATCAGTCACCCCAGCTCTACCTTGTCAATCAGGTGGATCCGGGCCGGATGCTCGAGGTGGCGGAGCGGCTTCGAAATGAACTGCCGGAGCTCGGTCTGGCCTGTTCCCTGGCCGGGGGCAGCTTCAAGGCCCAGTTCAAGCGCGCCGATCGCAGTGGCGCTCGCTACGCTCTGGTGCTTGGTGAGGCGGAAATGGAAGTGGGGCAGGTCCAGGTCAAGGACCTGCGCGACCCGCAGGCGGAGCAGGCGTCGGTCGCGATTTCCGATCTCGCTCAATGGATTGCGTCTCGCATCGACCGAGAAGCGATCGGCTGA
- a CDS encoding YfgM family protein, giving the protein MAVELYDDHEQGERVRSWINEYGASIVVGLVLAFGGIFGFKYWQGQQEAARLLASEYYSVIQSELSEGRIDFAQEQFDAMKEASGRSAYVGLASLLMAGAYVDDGRLEPAAELYRDVLNNDRLASLHGAASLRLARILQAQGDIGGALAQLEGGAPSGFQGAWAEARGDFFMVRGQLDQARLAYQEAMDNLTGQGIGRSLLQIKIDSTGPAAAEDAS; this is encoded by the coding sequence ATGGCTGTGGAACTTTACGACGATCACGAGCAGGGCGAGCGCGTACGCTCCTGGATCAACGAATACGGGGCCTCGATCGTGGTGGGCCTGGTGCTGGCCTTCGGCGGCATCTTCGGATTCAAGTACTGGCAGGGGCAGCAGGAAGCAGCCCGCCTGCTGGCTTCCGAATACTACAGTGTGATCCAGTCCGAGCTGAGCGAGGGCCGGATCGATTTCGCCCAGGAGCAGTTCGACGCGATGAAGGAAGCGTCCGGGCGTAGCGCCTACGTCGGCCTGGCCAGCCTGCTGATGGCCGGTGCCTATGTGGACGACGGGCGTCTGGAACCGGCGGCCGAACTGTATCGGGACGTGCTGAACAACGACCGGCTCGCATCCCTGCATGGTGCAGCGAGTCTTCGTCTGGCGAGGATCCTGCAGGCGCAAGGCGACATCGGTGGCGCGCTGGCCCAACTGGAAGGTGGGGCCCCCAGCGGGTTTCAAGGCGCCTGGGCCGAAGCGCGCGGCGATTTCTTCATGGTTCGCGGCCAGCTCGACCAGGCGCGCTTGGCCTATCAGGAGGCGATGGACAATCTGACCGGGCAGGGCATCGGCC